In Candidatus Defluviibacterium haderslevense, the following are encoded in one genomic region:
- a CDS encoding T9SS type A sorting domain-containing protein codes for MKKLVLVPIVLFIWAFHLNQSYAQCANGVLSISNVKATSGLGTYEDPAMGTITYDFCFNLNQFFESSTNWAHGIFISWDNMPPGVRVVQGVSGEQNTQHGFRKWIFIDSLHARSFDLPGPGFYVDDGDGNPTNNYGDSGFGTPKALFPDLLPFCLSATFECGNATTLRPVITVTGDGTTGAWENQDCDGDEFVASTGGPNGNGTIIVCGLVLPLKLISFEAYKQNKENVISWTGIADESFSHYELEKRSNYQSSFVNSFNSFFPQTNAEQSQHKMICIDNKDINQTCYYRLKMIDRDKSFIYSPIISVKSGSNSLVAEFIYPVPTHETIKLKLIDNGTNTTYSVSIFKLDGQKLLDRDFSIKSNGSELEIDIQKLPFGTYLLLINSGSGGQPEMFKFVKA; via the coding sequence ATGAAAAAATTAGTTCTAGTGCCAATTGTCTTATTTATATGGGCATTTCATCTAAATCAATCGTATGCGCAATGTGCAAATGGTGTTTTATCGATATCAAATGTAAAAGCTACGTCAGGGTTAGGAACATATGAGGATCCGGCTATGGGTACTATTACCTATGATTTTTGTTTTAACTTAAATCAATTTTTTGAATCCAGTACCAATTGGGCTCATGGTATTTTTATTTCTTGGGATAATATGCCTCCTGGTGTTAGAGTTGTACAGGGTGTTTCTGGAGAGCAAAATACACAACACGGTTTCAGAAAATGGATTTTTATTGATTCATTGCACGCTCGAAGTTTCGATTTGCCAGGACCAGGTTTTTATGTTGACGATGGTGATGGGAATCCTACAAATAATTATGGGGATAGTGGATTTGGAACACCAAAGGCCTTATTTCCTGATTTGTTACCCTTTTGTCTAAGTGCAACTTTTGAATGTGGTAATGCAACAACATTAAGACCTGTAATAACGGTAACCGGAGATGGAACAACTGGAGCTTGGGAGAACCAAGATTGCGATGGGGATGAGTTTGTAGCTTCTACAGGTGGGCCAAATGGAAATGGTACAATTATCGTCTGCGGTTTGGTACTTCCTTTGAAATTAATCAGCTTTGAAGCCTATAAGCAAAACAAAGAGAATGTGATCAGTTGGACGGGAATAGCGGATGAATCTTTTTCACATTATGAATTGGAAAAGAGAAGTAATTATCAAAGTTCCTTTGTAAATTCTTTTAATTCTTTTTTTCCACAAACAAATGCTGAGCAATCTCAACATAAAATGATATGTATTGATAATAAGGATATAAATCAAACTTGTTATTACCGATTGAAGATGATAGATCGAGATAAATCTTTCATATACTCACCCATCATTAGTGTAAAGTCAGGGTCCAATTCATTGGTTGCAGAGTTTATTTATCCGGTACCAACTCATGAAACCATCAAATTGAAATTAATCGATAATGGTACGAATACAACATATTCCGTAAGTATTTTTAAACTAGATGGTCAAAAATTATTAGATAGAGATTTTTCAATTAAATCCAATGGATCAGAATTAGAAATTGATATCCAAAAATTACCTTTTGGAACTTATTTATTACTTATAAATTCTGGATCAGGTGGCCAACCCGAAATGTTTAAATTCGTTAAAGCCTAA
- a CDS encoding asparaginase has product MAENNLIQIYVTGGTFDKEYNFVNGQLFFRDTHLPQILELGRCSLNIDIKTLMMVDSLEMTDSDREIIIHNCVKSQARQILITHGTDTMVITAKAIAEAKIENKTIVLTGAMIPYAFGSSSDGFFNLGSALSFVQTLSDGVYIIMNGRYFEWNKVKKNTKTGFFEDIE; this is encoded by the coding sequence TTGGCGGAAAATAATTTAATTCAAATTTACGTAACTGGTGGCACCTTTGACAAAGAATACAATTTTGTCAATGGTCAGCTATTTTTTAGAGACACTCATTTACCTCAGATTCTTGAACTAGGACGTTGTTCTCTAAATATTGATATAAAAACCCTCATGATGGTAGACAGTCTCGAAATGACAGATTCAGATAGAGAAATCATCATTCATAATTGTGTAAAATCCCAAGCCAGACAAATTTTGATAACTCATGGAACAGACACCATGGTTATTACTGCAAAAGCTATTGCCGAAGCCAAAATCGAAAACAAAACCATCGTTCTAACTGGTGCTATGATTCCTTATGCTTTTGGTTCTTCGTCAGATGGGTTTTTTAATTTAGGGAGTGCCTTGTCATTTGTTCAAACACTCAGTGATGGTGTTTACATCATTATGAACGGCAGATATTTTGAATGGAATAAAGTCAAGAAGAATACCAAAACAGGTTTTTTTGAAGACATTGAATAA
- a CDS encoding choice-of-anchor B family protein: MKKYIFLVWVLTFIKSFAQDGDLNMSIIAHVQGNGSGIWHYLGKNGIEYAAMAYTDALVVYSLEDPSKPIERFRFPGVNTIWREVFFYGEYIYAVTDSKSDGVIIINMKQAPTKITGKFWSPTVTANNITKVLSTCHTVFVDEKGILSLNGCGDWRGVLLFDLKPNPEIPKYIGSETKRYCHDNFIRRDTMFTSDVYDGLLSIWNVKNPAAPVEMASVKTPAEFTHNAWPSDDNKYIFTTDERADAYVASFDISDFNNIRLLDKYRPKDTENQGVIPHNTRYINGYLVTAYYTDGVKIIDAHKPDNLVEVGSVDTYKGTGEGFRGCWGVSPYLPSGTIVASDIDGGFFVIKPTYVRACYLEGLVTDTITGLPISGTKIKLLTPRKHGDEADLKGIYKTGYATAGTYQAVFDSPDYFPKTVEVILKNGEITIKDVQLVPRRNLITQKVIVKDAKTLKVIEGASIAMFNSIWAVNGNTSVQGEALFPVYQDTILYKVVAGKWGYLHASIDFDSKQPSADIVVLLRKGYQDDFIFDQGWTVSGTAIAGRWERAEPIGTTYKNELFAPELDIDKDFGHQCYVTENRAGMAVDGDVDEGVTILTSPEMDLSTYNKPIITYYRWFGNAGGTGNPNDRMTINLSDGGVSVVPIEEINKNEPKWVFSGNIDVKSLITPSNKMKLILNISDDLPGHLLEGGLDGFLVVEGSPVTTQHLNQDIELQASPAAFNHSTQIKFQNIDAFESATLSIINTNGVLVQSYPLHASQGQIIIGNSLASGLYFAKIKSGNKQSKTIRLVKI, translated from the coding sequence ATGAAAAAATATATTTTTTTAGTTTGGGTTTTGACCTTCATTAAGAGTTTTGCACAAGATGGTGATTTAAATATGAGCATTATTGCCCATGTGCAGGGAAATGGTAGTGGAATATGGCATTATCTGGGTAAAAATGGAATAGAATATGCGGCTATGGCATATACCGATGCCTTGGTTGTTTATAGTTTGGAAGATCCAAGTAAGCCTATAGAGCGTTTTAGATTTCCTGGAGTAAATACGATATGGCGAGAAGTCTTTTTTTATGGCGAATATATTTATGCAGTCACGGACAGCAAATCTGATGGTGTTATTATTATCAATATGAAACAGGCTCCAACTAAAATAACAGGAAAATTTTGGAGCCCTACTGTAACAGCCAATAATATTACGAAAGTGTTATCTACGTGTCACACGGTATTTGTGGATGAAAAAGGAATTCTTAGTTTAAATGGTTGTGGGGATTGGCGAGGTGTGTTGTTATTTGATTTAAAACCAAACCCGGAAATTCCTAAATATATCGGTTCTGAGACTAAGAGATACTGTCATGACAATTTTATTAGAAGAGATACCATGTTTACATCTGATGTTTATGATGGTTTGCTCAGTATTTGGAATGTTAAAAATCCAGCAGCACCCGTAGAAATGGCTTCAGTCAAAACACCTGCAGAATTTACACATAACGCATGGCCTTCTGATGATAACAAATATATTTTTACTACAGATGAACGAGCTGACGCTTATGTGGCCTCTTTTGACATCTCAGATTTTAACAATATTCGTCTTTTGGACAAATACAGACCTAAGGACACGGAAAATCAAGGCGTTATTCCTCACAATACCAGGTATATCAACGGTTATTTAGTCACTGCGTATTATACTGATGGTGTTAAGATCATTGACGCGCATAAGCCGGATAATTTGGTAGAGGTAGGTAGTGTTGATACCTATAAAGGAACAGGTGAAGGGTTTAGAGGTTGTTGGGGAGTTAGTCCTTATCTTCCTAGCGGTACCATCGTAGCTTCAGATATTGATGGTGGTTTTTTTGTAATAAAACCTACTTATGTAAGGGCTTGTTACCTTGAAGGGTTGGTAACCGATACGATTACCGGACTTCCGATAAGTGGGACCAAAATTAAATTATTAACCCCAAGAAAACATGGTGATGAAGCCGATTTAAAAGGAATTTATAAAACAGGATATGCAACTGCAGGGACTTATCAAGCTGTTTTTGATTCACCGGATTATTTTCCAAAAACGGTTGAAGTTATTCTAAAGAATGGCGAAATCACGATTAAAGATGTTCAATTAGTACCACGTAGAAATTTGATAACTCAAAAAGTTATTGTTAAAGATGCTAAAACTTTGAAAGTTATTGAAGGGGCATCGATTGCAATGTTTAATAGTATTTGGGCGGTCAATGGCAATACTAGTGTACAGGGAGAAGCTTTATTTCCAGTTTATCAGGATACCATTTTATACAAAGTAGTAGCTGGTAAATGGGGGTATTTGCATGCTAGTATTGATTTTGATTCTAAGCAACCTTCAGCAGATATAGTGGTATTGTTAAGAAAAGGATATCAAGATGATTTTATTTTTGACCAGGGTTGGACTGTTTCAGGTACAGCCATTGCAGGTAGATGGGAAAGAGCGGAACCAATAGGTACAACTTATAAAAATGAATTATTCGCTCCGGAATTGGATATTGATAAAGATTTTGGTCACCAATGTTATGTTACTGAAAATAGAGCAGGCATGGCAGTGGATGGAGATGTGGATGAAGGGGTAACGATTTTGACCTCACCAGAAATGGATTTAAGTACTTATAATAAACCAATTATTACTTATTACAGATGGTTTGGAAATGCAGGCGGAACAGGAAATCCAAATGACAGAATGACCATAAATTTATCAGATGGCGGAGTTTCTGTAGTTCCGATAGAAGAAATAAATAAAAACGAACCCAAATGGGTTTTTAGTGGCAATATTGATGTAAAATCTTTAATCACACCTTCCAATAAAATGAAATTAATTCTTAATATTTCAGATGATTTACCAGGACATTTACTTGAAGGTGGTTTAGATGGTTTTTTAGTGGTTGAAGGGTCTCCTGTAACTACTCAACATCTTAATCAGGATATTGAGTTGCAAGCTTCACCTGCTGCTTTTAATCATTCTACACAAATCAAATTTCAAAATATTGATGCTTTTGAATCAGCTACATTAAGCATTATCAATACAAATGGAGTATTGGTTCAATCATATCCTCTGCATGCATCTCAAGGTCAAATTATTATTGGTAATTCATTGGCCTCAGGCCTTTATTTTGCAAAAATAAAATCAGGTAACAAACAATCGAAAACTATAAGATTAGTAAAAATTTAA
- a CDS encoding enoyl-CoA hydratase/isomerase family protein, whose amino-acid sequence MELIKHVENGIYFITINRESSLNALNKNVMHLLESAIQEVNDHIHEYKGVIITGSGPKSFVAGADITELLGLSHAEGEALSLRGQKIFQDIERLSIPVIAAVNGFALGGGCELAMACHMRVASENAKFGQPEVNLGLIPGYGGTQRLIRYIGKPKAFELLLTGDMINAEEAYRLNLVNYVVPIGSEISKSIEIIEKSAKKGPRAIAKAIELMNEHYDFERDAFAHEAKLFGELLDEEESQEGIQAFINKTKPNFRR is encoded by the coding sequence ATGGAACTCATAAAGCATGTAGAAAACGGGATATATTTCATTACAATCAATAGAGAGTCATCACTAAACGCATTAAATAAAAATGTAATGCATCTATTAGAATCTGCTATTCAGGAGGTTAATGACCATATCCACGAATACAAGGGTGTCATCATTACTGGTAGTGGACCCAAGTCATTTGTTGCAGGAGCAGATATTACAGAATTATTAGGATTGAGTCACGCTGAAGGTGAAGCACTTTCATTAAGAGGGCAAAAGATTTTTCAAGATATTGAACGACTAAGCATACCCGTTATTGCCGCTGTTAATGGATTTGCATTAGGTGGAGGTTGCGAATTAGCCATGGCGTGTCATATGAGGGTAGCTTCTGAAAATGCAAAATTTGGGCAACCTGAAGTTAATCTTGGATTAATACCTGGTTATGGTGGTACTCAACGTCTTATAAGATATATCGGAAAACCAAAAGCATTTGAACTTCTTTTGACCGGAGATATGATTAATGCTGAAGAAGCTTATCGATTGAATTTGGTTAACTACGTTGTTCCAATAGGCTCTGAAATTAGTAAATCCATAGAAATCATAGAAAAATCAGCTAAAAAAGGACCACGCGCTATAGCTAAAGCCATTGAACTCATGAATGAACATTACGATTTTGAACGTGATGCCTTTGCACATGAAGCCAAATTATTTGGCGAGCTTCTTGATGAAGAAGAATCACAAGAAGGTATTCAAGCATTTATCAATAAAACCAAACCCAATTTTAGACGATAA
- a CDS encoding AtpZ/AtpI family protein, translating to MLPNSSKTNAYLKYSGLAFQLFGTLAVGAILGKWLDHKFNLNKPWCTVIIEGLLFVALMFWIYFDLNKSKK from the coding sequence ATGCTCCCAAATTCATCCAAAACCAATGCCTATTTGAAATATTCTGGATTGGCGTTTCAATTATTTGGAACTCTTGCAGTCGGAGCAATCTTAGGTAAATGGCTGGACCATAAATTTAATTTAAATAAGCCTTGGTGTACTGTAATTATTGAGGGCTTGTTGTTTGTGGCCTTGATGTTTTGGATTTATTTTGATCTAAATAAATCCAAAAAATGA
- a CDS encoding polymer-forming cytoskeletal protein, which translates to MFGNKSNDNKEQSKGIPGIPGQGALNSLVAGTTVEGTVTAESDIRIDGFLKGTLICKGKVIIGPKGQIEGEIKAQNAVIEGQFRGSIFIEDLLHIKETANVEGEINTDKLSVAPGAKFNVVSKMSSQISARPSTPVPKNENNLN; encoded by the coding sequence ATGTTTGGAAATAAATCAAACGATAACAAAGAACAATCCAAAGGAATTCCAGGAATTCCTGGTCAGGGAGCATTGAATAGTCTTGTCGCTGGGACCACCGTTGAGGGTACCGTAACCGCAGAAAGTGACATCAGGATTGATGGATTTCTTAAAGGTACTTTAATCTGTAAAGGAAAAGTCATTATAGGCCCAAAAGGACAAATCGAAGGTGAAATCAAGGCTCAAAATGCAGTTATTGAAGGACAGTTTCGGGGCAGTATTTTTATCGAAGATTTGCTTCATATAAAAGAAACAGCAAATGTAGAAGGTGAGATTAATACAGATAAATTATCTGTGGCACCGGGAGCTAAATTTAATGTAGTCAGTAAAATGTCCTCTCAGATTTCAGCTCGTCCTTCAACACCGGTCCCAAAAAATGAAAACAACCTTAATTAA
- a CDS encoding PorP/SprF family type IX secretion system membrane protein — MKRLLLITLLCGHMGLFAQDIHFSQFYMSPLNLNPALTGVMNCKMRVVANYRNQWAPILKSNSFNTYNLSFDQKIPVGRYDYFGFGGTFWGDKAGSLDFATIQFKLSGSYSKRMAGSRTSSHYLVFGGEAGLNQRSVNFQNAIWGTQITSAGPNQTTISGEPLDIDQGFLFADISVGLLWFSVLDKKNNYYIGGAFSHLNEPLQNHYRKGNGFVASPLYSKLTVHAGGDFAIDRKNSILPGIVSFFQGPHWQLNAGTSFRFNMSKSKYDEQAFQLGLWARLANKESFIEQTTDKKGGVLMDALILSTRFDYHKYGIGLSYDINTSRLRKASGANNAFELSFIYNICSPEHRGIYCPNF; from the coding sequence ATGAAGCGATTGCTGTTAATAACATTATTATGTGGTCACATGGGCTTATTTGCTCAGGACATCCATTTTTCACAATTCTATATGTCTCCTTTGAATTTAAATCCCGCACTTACCGGGGTTATGAATTGCAAAATGCGAGTTGTAGCGAATTATAGAAATCAATGGGCTCCGATTCTGAAATCCAATTCATTTAACACCTATAATTTGTCATTCGACCAAAAGATTCCTGTTGGTAGATATGATTATTTTGGATTTGGTGGTACTTTCTGGGGTGATAAAGCAGGATCTTTAGACTTTGCAACCATTCAATTCAAATTGTCTGGATCTTACAGCAAGAGAATGGCTGGGTCCAGAACATCTTCTCATTATTTGGTATTTGGAGGTGAAGCGGGCCTTAACCAAAGAAGCGTAAACTTTCAAAATGCTATTTGGGGAACACAAATCACCTCAGCTGGCCCAAATCAAACAACTATTTCTGGTGAACCATTAGACATTGATCAGGGGTTCTTGTTTGCTGATATATCGGTAGGTCTATTGTGGTTTTCAGTTTTGGACAAAAAAAATAATTATTACATCGGTGGTGCATTCAGTCACTTGAATGAACCATTACAAAATCATTACAGAAAAGGAAATGGTTTCGTAGCCTCTCCGCTATATTCTAAATTAACAGTTCATGCAGGTGGTGACTTCGCAATAGATCGTAAGAATAGTATTCTTCCTGGTATAGTATCCTTTTTCCAGGGACCTCACTGGCAATTAAATGCGGGCACAAGTTTCAGATTTAACATGAGTAAGTCTAAATATGATGAACAAGCGTTCCAGCTTGGACTTTGGGCACGATTGGCTAATAAGGAATCATTCATTGAGCAGACAACAGATAAAAAAGGTGGTGTGCTCATGGATGCTTTAATCTTATCTACTAGATTTGACTATCATAAATACGGTATTGGCTTAAGTTATGATATTAATACTTCAAGACTGCGTAAAGCTAGCGGAGCGAATAATGCTTTCGAGTTATCATTTATCTATAATATTTGTAGTCCTGAACATAGAGGAATCTATTGTCCAAACTTCTAA
- a CDS encoding trypsin-like peptidase domain-containing protein: MKQIIEAYKDAVIQIATPYSIGTGFYLAEPDLIVTNEHVVKDNKEVVIEGKGVTRMTCPVIYLDPMYDLAFIKAPKVHQFSNIYLNHQKSIIEGDTVLAVGHPFGLKYTATQGIISNIAHKENEIDYIQHDAALNPGNSGGPLIDNEGKVIGVNTFIIQNGQNIGFSLPVNYLDQCIQEFKKQPNALGVRCISCGNLVFEPNPELKYCPFCGSGIKMISQIADYEPKGIKREIEETISNLGYSINLTRRGPNSWEIINGSAKILLSYHEESGMIAGDASICSLPKEKIKPIYTFLLQQNHKLRGLSFGINNNDIILSMILFDQYFKPEIGQLTIKNLFELANIYDDQLIHELGALPRKN; this comes from the coding sequence TTGAAACAAATAATTGAAGCATATAAGGATGCCGTGATTCAGATAGCCACACCTTATTCTATAGGAACTGGATTCTATCTGGCCGAGCCTGATTTGATTGTAACGAATGAACACGTAGTAAAAGATAATAAAGAGGTCGTCATTGAAGGTAAAGGTGTGACAAGAATGACATGTCCCGTTATTTATTTAGATCCAATGTATGATCTGGCCTTTATAAAAGCTCCAAAAGTCCATCAGTTTTCGAATATTTATTTAAATCATCAAAAGTCAATCATAGAAGGGGACACCGTTTTAGCAGTTGGGCATCCCTTTGGGCTCAAATACACTGCCACTCAAGGTATCATATCTAATATAGCCCACAAAGAAAATGAGATAGATTATATACAACATGATGCAGCCCTTAATCCTGGTAATAGTGGGGGGCCATTGATTGATAATGAAGGTAAAGTCATAGGTGTAAATACCTTTATTATTCAAAATGGACAAAACATTGGATTCTCTTTACCGGTCAATTATTTGGATCAATGTATTCAGGAGTTTAAGAAACAACCCAATGCCTTAGGGGTACGGTGTATTTCTTGTGGTAATTTGGTCTTTGAACCCAATCCTGAATTGAAGTATTGCCCTTTTTGTGGCTCAGGGATTAAAATGATCAGTCAGATCGCGGATTATGAACCCAAAGGTATAAAAAGGGAGATCGAAGAGACCATATCGAATTTGGGATATTCCATAAATCTTACACGTAGAGGACCCAATAGTTGGGAAATCATCAATGGTTCTGCAAAAATTTTACTCAGTTATCATGAAGAATCTGGCATGATAGCTGGGGATGCATCGATATGTAGCTTGCCTAAAGAAAAAATAAAACCAATTTATACATTCCTCTTGCAACAAAATCACAAGTTGAGGGGTCTTAGCTTTGGAATCAATAATAATGACATCATTTTATCTATGATTTTATTTGATCAATACTTTAAACCTGAAATTGGACAGCTAACCATAAAAAATTTGTTTGAGTTAGCCAATATTTATGATGACCAATTAATTCATGAATTAGGGGCTTTGCCTCGTAAAAATTAA
- the corA gene encoding magnesium/cobalt transporter CorA has translation MSKRKKAGLSPGSIIFTGQKQLEHPEIISLEYETEIVKNIKLDDILNKPQSLHTNLWIDVHGIHDVALIKDIGDHFMIHKLVLEDIADPSQRTKIEPYDMGIFAIINNLNYDVEAKQLKQEQIAIFFTKNWLVDFQEHPDDTFLPIRNRLMVEHSRLRTLRCDYLFYALLDYIVDCYFLVTDAFDAEITDLEEKVHLAHTEDLINRVYKIRSNLLKFRKFIYPLREEIGKIKKLEGSSIETSNLIYFRDLEDHITHITEIVDNQRELLNGIKDLAINQTSLNMNKDIKWLTVISTISIPILFLTGVYGMNFKFMPELEWHYGYLLWWVSTISIICTLILYFNRKKMF, from the coding sequence ATGTCAAAGCGAAAAAAAGCAGGATTATCTCCTGGAAGCATCATTTTTACTGGTCAAAAGCAATTAGAGCATCCGGAGATCATTAGTTTAGAATACGAAACTGAAATCGTTAAAAATATCAAACTAGATGATATCTTAAACAAACCCCAATCACTTCATACGAACTTATGGATAGATGTGCATGGGATTCACGATGTAGCATTAATTAAGGATATTGGAGACCATTTCATGATCCATAAATTGGTCCTTGAAGATATTGCAGATCCAAGCCAAAGGACTAAAATTGAACCTTATGATATGGGTATATTTGCCATCATCAATAATTTAAACTATGACGTTGAGGCAAAGCAATTGAAACAAGAACAAATTGCGATATTTTTTACTAAAAATTGGTTGGTTGATTTTCAAGAGCATCCTGATGATACCTTTTTGCCGATCCGTAATAGATTAATGGTAGAACACTCAAGATTGCGAACACTTCGGTGTGATTATCTATTTTATGCTTTATTAGATTATATAGTGGATTGCTATTTTTTGGTCACAGATGCCTTTGACGCTGAAATTACAGATTTAGAGGAAAAAGTCCATCTGGCGCATACTGAAGATTTAATCAACAGAGTGTACAAAATCAGAAGCAACCTTTTAAAGTTTAGAAAATTTATTTATCCACTACGGGAGGAAATTGGAAAAATAAAAAAATTAGAAGGCTCAAGTATCGAAACTTCTAACTTAATTTATTTTAGAGATCTAGAAGATCATATTACACATATCACTGAAATCGTAGACAATCAAAGAGAATTATTGAATGGTATTAAGGACTTAGCAATAAACCAGACCAGTCTTAACATGAACAAGGATATCAAGTGGTTAACGGTAATTTCTACGATATCCATCCCAATATTATTTCTAACAGGAGTCTATGGTATGAATTTTAAATTCATGCCTGAACTAGAGTGGCATTATGGGTACCTTCTGTGGTGGGTTTCAACTATCAGTATCATTTGTACCTTGATACTGTATTTTAACAGAAAAAAGATGTTCTAA
- the lysS gene encoding lysine--tRNA ligase, with amino-acid sequence MQHLSEQEIIRRQYREELYAMGINPYPAEMFVINTTAKTIKERFEEFPDEFKEISIAGRMMMIRNMGKASFAEIQDSTGRIQLYIGRDLICPGENKDLYNVVLKRLTDIGDFIGVKGYGFKTQTGEISVHVAEFYFLSKSLHPLPIVKVDADGKTHDAFTDPEQRYRKRYVDLIVNPHVKEIFTKRSRIINEMRRYFDQQGWLEVETPVLQSIHGGAAARPFKTHHNALDMPLFLRIANELYLKRLIVGGFDGVYEFGKMFRNEGMDRTHNPEFTSMEIYVAYKDYIWMMEMVEMMLEQVVITVNGSTQTKVGQNDIDFKKPYLRLTMYDAILKYAGIDVEHQSEADLKAFCRSKHIAIDDTMAKGKLIDEIFGACVESNLIQPTYIIDYPIEMTPLAKKHRSKPGLVERFELYVNGKEIANAYSELNDPIDQRERFEDQLKLASRGDEEAMAMDEDFLQALEYGMPPTSGLGIGIDRLTMMLTGQEAIQEVLLFPQMKHERL; translated from the coding sequence ATGCAGCATCTGAGTGAACAAGAAATAATTCGCCGACAATACCGAGAAGAACTTTATGCTATGGGAATTAACCCTTACCCTGCAGAAATGTTTGTTATCAATACGACAGCAAAAACCATTAAGGAAAGATTTGAAGAATTCCCGGATGAATTTAAGGAAATTAGTATTGCAGGTCGGATGATGATGATTCGGAACATGGGAAAGGCTTCTTTTGCTGAAATTCAAGATAGTACAGGAAGAATTCAACTTTATATTGGGAGGGATTTAATATGTCCCGGAGAGAATAAGGATTTATACAATGTGGTTTTAAAACGACTTACAGATATTGGTGATTTTATTGGGGTAAAAGGTTATGGTTTCAAAACACAAACTGGAGAGATATCTGTGCATGTAGCCGAATTTTATTTTTTGTCAAAGTCTTTACATCCATTGCCCATCGTTAAGGTAGATGCTGACGGAAAAACACATGATGCATTCACGGATCCGGAACAACGCTATCGAAAGAGATATGTGGACTTAATAGTAAACCCTCATGTCAAAGAAATTTTTACTAAACGAAGCCGAATTATTAATGAAATGAGGCGTTATTTTGATCAACAAGGTTGGCTTGAAGTGGAGACACCTGTGCTTCAGAGTATTCATGGTGGCGCTGCTGCAAGACCATTTAAAACACATCACAATGCTCTGGATATGCCTTTGTTCCTTAGAATTGCCAATGAACTCTATTTGAAAAGACTTATTGTTGGAGGTTTTGATGGGGTGTATGAATTTGGAAAAATGTTTAGAAATGAAGGTATGGACAGAACCCATAATCCTGAGTTCACTTCTATGGAAATTTATGTTGCCTATAAGGATTATATATGGATGATGGAGATGGTGGAAATGATGTTAGAGCAGGTTGTTATTACAGTTAATGGAAGTACACAGACCAAAGTTGGACAAAATGATATTGATTTTAAAAAACCATATCTTCGGTTGACCATGTATGATGCCATATTGAAATATGCAGGAATTGATGTTGAACACCAATCTGAAGCAGACCTAAAAGCATTTTGTAGATCTAAACATATTGCTATCGATGACACTATGGCTAAGGGTAAACTGATCGATGAGATCTTCGGAGCATGCGTAGAATCTAATTTAATTCAACCCACATATATCATCGATTATCCTATAGAGATGACCCCATTAGCTAAAAAACATAGATCGAAGCCCGGATTGGTAGAGCGCTTTGAATTATATGTGAATGGTAAAGAAATTGCTAATGCTTATTCTGAATTAAATGATCCTATTGATCAGCGGGAACGATTTGAGGACCAGTTGAAATTAGCATCACGTGGTGATGAAGAAGCTATGGCAATGGATGAAGACTTTTTACAAGCACTCGAATATGGTATGCCACCAACCTCAGGACTGGGAATTGGAATTGATCGATTGACTATGATGTTGACTGGACAAGAAGCAATCCAGGAGGTATTGTTGTTCCCCCAAATGAAACACGAACGCTTATAG